From a region of the Candida albicans SC5314 chromosome 1, complete sequence genome:
- a CDS encoding uncharacterized protein (Has domain(s) with predicted nucleic acid binding, nucleotide binding activity) produces the protein MSSNILEQSLDDIIGEKQHQRKFVPSRRRGNPNFRRGGGGAGVSTRGNRHHPYRSNPSTRRDTDSYIPRPAVSSSSSIPKQVSLLANGRPTLRIKNIHPELNGEDLSNLFSSISPVDFVKFDDDNDTIAYICFQNDCERSNSEAIAKFDGKKAMGKILIVENTTSLLDRIDTRNINHRITSNGPSHSSHRSYSHSHPRGTSSGRRPPRERKIGGKTRPAKKTAEDLDKELENYMGNTTDTLDQELDNYMHETTTTNTNEPSGEQVATSTINDEMTLD, from the coding sequence atgTCATCCAACATTTTAGAACAGTCCTTAGACGATATAATTGGTGAAAAACAACatcaaagaaaatttgTTCCTAGTCGTAGAAGAGGAAATCCAAATTTCCGtcgtggtggtggtggagcAGGAGTCTCCACCAGAGGCAATCGTCATCATCCATATCGATCAAATCCTTCAACTAGAAGAGACACCGATTCATATATTCCTAGACCAGCAgtttcatcatcttcttcaatacCAAAACAAGTATCTTTATTAGCCAATGGACGTCCAACATTAAGAATTAAAAACATTCATCCGGAATTAAATGGTGaagatttatcaaatttattttctagTATATCACCagttgattttgttaaatttgatgatgataatgatactATTGCATATATTTGTTTCCAAAATGATTGTGAAAGAAGTAATCTGGAAGCCATTGCTAAATTTGATGGGAAAAAAGCTATGGGTAAAATACTTATTGTGGAAAATACTACTAGTTTATTAGATAGAATTGATACAAGAAATATCAATCATAGAATAACAAGTAATGGACCACTGCATTCATCACATCGTTCTTATTCTCATTCTCATCCTAGAGGTACTAGTTCAGGTAGACGTCCTCcaagagaaagaaaaatcgGTGGTAAAACTAGACCTGCTAAAAAGACAGCAGAAGATTTGgataaagaattggaaaattatATGGGTAACACTACTGATACTTTAGATCAGGAATTGGATAATTATATGCATGAgacaacaaccacaaacACAAATGAACCATCAGGTGAACAAGTAGCTACATCTACtataaatgatgaaatgACTCTTGATTGA
- a CDS encoding uncharacterized protein (Predicted MFS family membrane transporter, member of the drug:proton antiporter (12 spanner) (DHA1) family; Spider biofilm induced) — protein sequence MAFDTTVPQEYYDENFIPGTTNILTGKTTIDESSSITTQKSLKRDPKTGLVLMPQPTSSPNDPLNWSPFRKFAQLTLLSFITALTAATSNDAGATQDSLNEIYGISYDSMNTGAGVLFIFIGWSCMFFAPASSLYGRRITYIICLLAGTLGCVWFALSKRTADTIWSQAFVGMSEACAEAQVQQSLTDLFFAHQLGTVLTIYISATSIGTFLGPLIAQYIAQAQTFRWVGWWGAIICGATLIVIIFGCEETVFDRQLYTKVLESENVTQIPDPSEEKKQDNPLTNNTIPHEKKNSMEQELSHEYITANNNEHDVVPIDPETLNEKKKSYWQRIAIITPAPYLQGLGFKQYLERFIIYFKIFTLPAVWFSGLLWGLQDTYMTFFLTTQDTYFYNPPWNKSNAGVAIMNVATLIGAVIGCIVSGLFSDYHVIWLAKRNNGIMEAEYRLYLLVITLIISPVGLIMFGVGAAREWPWQVIYVGLGFIGFGWGSIGDTSMSYLMDAYPDIVIQGMVGVSIINNTLACIFTFACSYWLDGSGTQNTYIALSIIDFATIALVFPFLYYGKTFRRKTKRLYVSMVELTQGMG from the coding sequence ATGGCTTTTGATACTACTGTTCCTCAAGAATATtatgatgaaaattttattcCTGGTACTACCAATATTTTAACTGGTAAAACCACCATTGatgaatcatcatcaataactactcaaaaatcattaaaacGAGATCCCAAAACTGGATTAGTGTTAATGCCTCAACCGACATCATCACCTAATGATCCATTAAATTGGTCTCCATTTCGTAAATTTGCTCAATTgacattattatcatttataaCGGCATTAACGGCAGCAACTTCAAATGATGCTGGTGCTACTCAAGATTCATTGAATGAAATATATGGTATTTCTTATGATTCAATGAATACTGGTGCTGGggtattatttatatttattggaTGGTCATGTATGTTTTTCGCACCAGCTTCTTCATTATATGGACGAAGAATAACttatattatttgtttattggCAGGAACTTTAGGTTGTGTATGGTTTGCTCTTTCTAAAAGAACCGCCGATACTATTTGGTCACAAGCATTTGTGGGGATGAGTGAAGCTTGTGCTGAAGCTCAAGTACAACAATCATTAactgatttattttttgctCATCAATTGGGTACAGTGTTAACAATTTATATTTCTGCTACTTCGATAGGTACTTTTTTGGGTCCTTTGATTGCTCAATATATTGCTCAAGCTCAAACTTTCCGTTGGGTCGGTTGGTGGGGTGCCATTATATGTGGTGCTACTTTGATAGTAATCATTTTCGGTTGTGAAGAAACAGTATTTGATCGTCAATTATATACCAAAGTATTAGAATCTGAAAATGTTACTCAAATTCCAGACCCAtcagaagaaaagaaacaagatAACCCACTTACAAATAATACCATTCCTCAcgagaagaaaaattcaatggAACAAGAATTATCTCATGAATATATCACTGCAAACAATAATGAACATGACGTTGTTCCAATTGATCCTGAAACtttaaatgaaaagaaaaaatctTATTGGCAAAGAATAGCAATCATTACACCAGCACCTTATTTACAAGGTTTAGGatttaaacaatatttagaacgtttcattatttatttcaaaattttcacaTTACCAGCAGTTTGGTTTTCCGGATTATTATGGGGGTTACAAGATACTTATatgacattttttttaactacTCAAGACACGTATTTTTATAATCCACCATggaataaatcaaatgcTGGTGTAGCAATTATGAATGTAGCTACATTAATTGGTGCTGTTATTGGATGCATTGTTTCTGGGTTATTTTCTGATTATCATGTTATTTGGTTAGCTAAACGGAATAATGGGATAATGGAAGCTGAATATcgattatatttattagtAATCACTTTAATCATTTCACCCGTAGGGTTAATTATGTTTGGTGTTGGTGCCGCTAGAGAATGGCCATGGCAAGTGATTTATGTTGGATTAGGTTTCATTGGGTTTGGTTGGGGATCAATTGGTGATACTTCAATGTCTTATTTAATGGATGCTTATCCTGATATTGTCATTCAAGGAATGGTGGGAGTaagtattattaataatactttGGCTTGTATTTTCACTTTTGCTTGTTCTTATTGGTTAGATGGATCAGGAACACAAAACACATATATTGCCTTgtcaattattgattttgctACCATAGCATTGGTTTTCCCCTTTTTATATTATGGTAAAACATTTAGAAGGAAAACTAAAAGACTTTATGTTTCAATGGTTGAATTGACTCAAGGGATGGGATAA
- the MIR1 gene encoding Mir1p (Putative mitochondrial phosphate transporter; caspofungin repressed; expression is increased in a fluconazole-resistant isolate; induced upon adherence to polystyrene), translated as MSTPSEYKLPEYTVKDYASFALAGAIGCGATHGAMTPIDVVKTRIQLEPTVYNKGMLGSFKQVIKSEGAGALLTGLGPTILGYSLQGAFKFGGYELFKKTFIEYLGYDTAKQYKDSIYIGSSALAEFFADIALCPLEATRIRLVSQPTFANGLIGGFSRILKEEGVGSFYNGFTPILFKQIPYNIAKFLVFERANEAIYNAIPTPKVDLSTAAHTAVNLGAGIIAGCAAAIVSQPADTLLSKVNKTKKAPGQSTVGLLIQLAKQLGVSGSFAGLPTRLVMVGTLTSLQFTIYGSLKKALNCPPAVAL; from the coding sequence ATGTCAACTCCAAGTGAATATAAACTCCCTGAATATACTGTCAAAGATTACGCCTCATTTGCCTTAGCTGGTGCTATTGGTTGTGGTGCCACTCACGGTGCCATGACTCCAATTGATGTCGTCAAAACCAGAATCCAATTGGAACCAACTGTCTACAACAAAGGTATGTTGGGTTCTTTCAAACAAGTTATCAAATCTGAAGGTGCTGGTGCTCTTTTAACTGGTTTGGGTCCAACTATTTTGGGTTACTCCTTACAAGGTGCTTTCAAATTCGGTGGTTACGAATTGTTCAAAAAGACTTTTATTGAATACTTGGGTTACGATACTGCTAAACAATACAAAGATTCCATTTACATTGGTTCATCTGCTTTAGCTGAATTCTTTGCTGATATTGCTTTATGTCCATTGGAAGCTACCAGAATTAGATTGGTTTCTCAACCAACTTTTGCTAATGGTTTGATTGGTGGTTTCTCCAGAATcttgaaagaagaaggtgTCGGTTCATTCTACAATGGTTTCACCCCAATCTTGTTCAAACAAATTCCATATAATATTGCTAAATTCTTGGTTTTCGAAAGAGCCAACGAAGCCATCTACAATGCTATCCCAACTCCAAAAGTCGATTTGTCCACTGCTGCTCACACTGCTGTTAACTTGGGTGCCGGTATCATTGCCGGTTGTGCTGCCGCCATTGTTTCTCAACCAGCTGATACTTTATTGTCTAAAGTCAACAAAACCAAGAAAGCTCCAGGTCAATCTACTGTTGGTTTATTGATCCAATTGGCTAAACAATTGGGTGTTTCTGGTTCATTCGCCGGTTTACCAACAAGATTGGTTATGGTCGGTACTTTGACTTCCTTACAATTCACCATCTACGGTTCATTGAAGAAAGCTTTGAACTGTCCACCAGCCGTTGCTTTGTAA
- the WOR1 gene encoding transcription factor WOR1 (Transcription factor ('master switch') of white-opaque phenotypic switching; required to establish and maintain the opaque state; opaque-specific, nuclear; regulates its own expression; suggested role in regulation of adhesion factors) — MSNSSIVPTYNGYIHNTRDALAVIQQVLDKQLEPVSRRPHERERGVLIVSGSVFVFIEQSSGIKRWTDGISWSPSRIQGRFLVYGELDKKNLIDKDKKKKKKRKFGPDDEYDHNVNEPDYTGGYGNHLHNDNRSHLNKNSRSGPMLLATGTGSITHTVIENKPSSSASMIHSNVIPASSSFLTDYRTSLGNGPMVSAAISQNGLVKKTITLTTTTKELHMEGKAEKQTIHLISYYSKQDIDSGKLQRPSESDLKHVQISPALWTMVQENSLGGKAPIDDEECFIVDGHNQYTNVSYIQQQQQQHQLQHQPLLHHSSSVAGSTTSIVNNSLSISNGGYGNNYSKNLSRSYNKYSNSQVSQLSYMLPPQTESSSTATIASGASVSVKREDDTNNGSNAPTGNENQYVNAINHSHTSSYGGQGYATDATGIATPAYNSYSQANTSINTSSQQQQQLQQGQYGQYVQYGVAPSTISGATSTNNNSGNAPNIPQDVYYSHYTGFVQPHYPQYHIATGNASDQYNTNAANHQYHSNNTTSSANNNSSSRTTGVGSKRKPSIVSNSTSGSVSGGNGNGNNYGYNSNSSTSTNRPPAVSTNTTSTTSGGSSFSGPSSNITTNSMSNNPWFNSSTNMAVNSSYITSSGGGNSHGGIGNNEYEPMPMTNNSASIPAYYQQHVPSHVGSAQQHQSQQQVAGVGAPHIIHNHPYLHPTYGQGSNSASTGDNSTPGGSSGSGSGGSGNNGAGGSSSVAATSGVTSSNTSGNIVTNGTLVAAGTDDAVGNSSGSYYTGT; from the coding sequence ATGTCTAATTCAAGTATAGTCCCTACATATAATGGGTATATTCATAACACAAGAGATGCATTAGCAGTGATTCAACAAGTTCTTgataaacaattggaaCCTGTTTCCAGAAGACCCCATGAACGTGAACGAGGCGTGCTTATAGTTTCTGGAAGTGTATTTGTGTTTATTGAACAACTGTCGGGAATCAAAAGATGGACAGATGGTATTTCATGGTCCCCATCAAGAATCCAAGGTCGATTTTTAGTATATGGCGAATTGGATAAAAAGAATCTAATTGATAAagacaagaagaagaaaaagaagcGTAAATTTGGTCCCGACGACGAGTACGACCACAATGTCAATGAACCAGATTATACTGGTGGGTATGGTAACCACCTTCATAATGACAACAGAAGTCACCTTAATAAGAATTCTCGATCAGGTCCAATGTTGCTTGCGACTGGTACAGGTAGTATCACTCACACTGTAATAGAAAATAAACCATCGTCATCGGCATCAATGATTCATTCAAATGTTATTCCAGCATCGAGTTCATTTTTAACCGACTACAGAACGAGTCTAGGTAATGGTCCTATGGTTTCAGCTGCTATACTGCAAAACGGATTAGTTAAAAAGACTATAACTTTgacaactacaacaaaGGAATTACACATGGAAGGGAAAGCTGAAAAGCAAACAATCCATCTTATAAGTTATTATAGTAAACAAGATATTGATTCAGGGAAATTGCAACGTCCTTCTGAATCTGATTTAAAACACGTTCAAATTTCTCCAGCGTTATGGACAATGGTACAAGAAAATTCATTAGGAGGCAAAGCTCCCATTGACGATGAAGAGTGTTTTATAGTAGATGGCCACAATCAGTACACAAATGTTTCCtatattcaacaacaacaacaacaacaccaactTCAACACCAACcacttcttcatcattcttcttcagttgCAGGAAGTACAACCAGTATTGTTAACAATAGTTTATCAATATCCAATGGAGGTTATGGCAATAATTATTCCAAAAATTTATCCCGTTCTTACAACAAGTATTCTAACTCCCAAGTTTCTCAACTACTGTATATGTTGCCACCTCAAAcagaatcatcatcaacagcaacaattgCATCTGGGGCGTCAGTGAGTGTGAAACGCGAAGATGACACGAACAACGGTAGCAATGCCCCCACTGGCAATGAAAATCAATATGTAAATGCAATTAATCACCTGCATACTTCATCATATGGTGGTCAAGGATATGCTACAGATGCTACAGGTATAGCAACACCAGCATACAATAGTTATTCACAAGCAAATACAAGCATCAATACATCtctgcaacaacaacaacaactacaacaagGCCAATATGGCCAATATGTTCAATATGGCGTTGCTCCAAGTACCATTTCCGGTGCAACCTCtactaacaataatagtGGTAATGCTCCTAATATCCCACAAGATGTATACTATAGTCATTATACAGGTTTTGTTCAACCACATTACCCTCAATACCATATTGCCACAGGTAATGCATCTGATCAATACAATACAAATGCCGCTAATCATCAGTACCATTCAAACAATACTACTTCCAGtgccaacaacaacagtagCTCACGAACAACAGGAGTAGGATCCAAACGTAAACCAAGTATTGTTAGTAATAGTACCAGTGGAAGTGttagtggtggtaatggCAATGGAAATAACTATGGCTACAATTCAAATAGTTCTACATCAACCAATCGACCACCAGCAGTCAGTACCAACACCACAAGCACTACAAGTGGAGGCTCTAGTTTTAGTGGACCTAGTAGCAACATAACTACAAATTCCATGTCGAATAATCCTTGGTTTAATAGTTCTACAAATATGGCAGTGAATTCAAGTTATATTACAAGTTCAGGTGGTGGTAATTCACATGGAGGAATTGGAAATAACGAATATGAACCCATGCCAATGACTAATAATAGTGCCAGTATTCCTGcttattatcaacaacatgtTCCTTCTCATGTTGGTTCTgctcaacaacatcaactgCAGCAGCAAGTGGCTGGTGTAGGAGCACCACATATCATTCATAATCATCCGTATCTTCATCCAACATATGGTCAAGGATCAAATAGTGCTAGTACTGGTGATAATTCAACACCTGGTGGATCaagtggtagtggtagtggtggtagtggcaACAATGGTGCTGGTGGATCTAGTAGTGTAGCTGCTACTTCGGGTGTTACTAGTTCTAATACCAGTGGTAATATTGTTACTAATGGAACATTGGTTGCTGCTGGAACAGATGACGCAGTTGGAAATTCTTCTGGGTCGTATTACACCGGTACTTAG
- a CDS encoding uncharacterized protein (Putative adhesin-like protein; Hap43-repressed; rat catheter and Spider biofilm induced), whose amino-acid sequence MKFFATFLLSISLIFIQCAQAYPILSKKALLLTPTSPVFTLLAIHKGNLTQADIVTFNKTSITIGNRGSPLFGRIDAQNNYTFNIASFNNINSSTSNSKNSTFWSINAYVDESNDLLTVATHNKNESSTFETESTGFAIENGYLSYKNSTHFLACPTSSSLTTTNDTIVGGNGNNFTNSSINGDAGFEIYANPKGKTTCPKGIEGYDIKLLTELIVTYSYSEKFNSNGFFKRQLSKDL is encoded by the coding sequence ATGAAATTTTTCGCaacatttttattatcaatttcattgatcTTCATTCAATGTGCTCAAGCATATCCTATATTATCCAAAAAagcattattattaactCCAACCTCACCTGTTTTCACATTACTTGCTATTCATAAGGGGAATTTAACTCAAGCTGATATTGTTACCTTCAATAAAACATCAATCACAATCGGAAATCGAGGATCTCCATTATTTGGTAGAATTGATGCCCAAAATAATTATACTTTTAATATCGCCTCATTCAATAACATCAATAGCAGTACTAGTAATTCTAAAAACTCTACTTTTTGGTCAATTAATGCATatgttgatgaatcaaatgatttattaaccGTTGCAACTCATAACAAAAATGAATCTTCAACATTTGAAACTGAGAGTACTGGATTTGCTATTGAAAATGGTTATTTATCCTATAAGAATTCTACTCACTTTTTAGCATGTCCAACAAGTTCATCATtaaccaccaccaatgaTACCAttgttggtggtaatggtaataattttaCAAACAGTAGTATTAATGGAGATGCtggatttgaaatttatgCTAATCCAAAGGGTAAAACTACTTGTCCAAAGGGAATTGAAGGTTAtgatattaaattattgacTGAATTGATTGTCACTTATTCATATTCggaaaaattcaattctaatggatttttcaaaagacAACTTTCCAAAGATTTATAA
- the ECM21 gene encoding Ecm21p (Predicted regulator of endcytosis of plasma membrane proteins; fluconazole induced, alkaline induced by Rim101; repressed by caspofungin and in azole-resistant strain overexpressing MDR1; flow model, rat catheter and Spider biofilm induced) has product MDNGHCYVRESTNNHHHLNTVVDNLRQRAGSFSFISHHHNHHQNSHDNYTVDPLTSNGARISRSRSRSKSVGHGEAISPAYFSKNKTKDLVKQETAHIISKKLLNMLQDLDLQNPIALKTISQGSESKFCKIYVSNTNNCIYLPAASSTSFTYEDDENGGVIIAEDRNDEMPTAVNNNTLSMDSINHSETDFSDSPPPPDLFSKMKSFHSPNYLTSKIDSECPIPHTFAVIVELTKDSLIIKDLHFQFQSLTTILWPTGDAYNRTHAKEKFTIGNMEWRTSLSDADYYINSSNSNDVKSKNLGPEDLINRTREYKLIDIEEPNNSSNSLSDDDMDINNITSPLSTSPTSSSTSTNSTSNSLGSDSYKAGLYVFLLPILLPEHIPASIVSINGSLAHTLSVECNKYTDKLNRKSKVSASYNLPMVRTPPNIGNSIADKPIYVNRIWNDAVHYIITFPRKYVTLGCEHMINVKLSPMVKDVVIKRIKFNVLERITYVSKNLSREYDYDSEDPYCIHPVSKENKVRERVVSLYELKTKAKQSSGGHLEAYKQEVMKCPENNLLFSCYEVENDNNNGNGNKNVKQKNKDQPMIATPLDINVSLPFLTTMSDSLIMTSAIEEEGSDSPHTSRRGSAVSMTDNNTTPSNNNPLSPFLGAVETNGASINEIGDHTLFPDSNFRHIEIKHRLQVTFRISKPDSDNKMHHYEVVIDTPIVLLSSKCQEDSPPPYSSV; this is encoded by the coding sequence ATGGATAATGGTCATTGTTATGTTCGTGAATCAACtaataatcatcatcatttaaataCCGTCGTTGATAATTTACGACAGCGTGCGGGATcgttttcatttatttcaCATCACCATAATCACCATCAGAATAGTCACGATAATTATACTGTCGATCCCCTTACATCAAACGGAGCACGAATTTCCCGATCACGTTCACGTTCCAAATCAGTTGGGCACGGAGAAGCAATATCACCAGCGTATTTTTCCAAGAATAAAACCAAAGATTTAGTGAAACAGGAAACAGCACATATCATTCTGAAGAAATTACTCAACATGTTACAAGATTTGGATTTACAAAACCCTATTGcattgaaaacaatatcaCAAGGTTCAGAATCAAAGTTTTGTAAAATCTACGTGTCTAACACTAATAATTGTATTTACTTACCAGCAGCAAGTTCAACAAGTTTCACttatgaagatgatgaaaatggcGGCGTTATAATTGCTGAAGATAGAAATGATGAAATGCCAACAGCAGTTAATAACAATACTTTGTCAATGGATAGTATAAATCATTCAGAGACTGATTTCCTGGATTCTCCACCACCTCCAGATTTATTTTCTAAAATGAAATCATTCCATTCACCAAATTACTTGACTTCAAAAATCGATTCTGAATGTCCAATTCCACATACATTTGCTGtgattgttgaattaaCCAAGGACTCTTTGATTATTAAAGATCTTCATTTCCAATTTCAGTCATTAACTACCATTTTATGGCCAACTGGGGATGCATATAATCGGACTCATGCCAAGGAGAAATTTACCATTGGGAATATGGAATGGCGTACATCTTTAAGCGACGCCGACTATTATATCAATAGTTCTAATTCCAACGATGTTAAGCTGAAAAACTTGGGTCCTGAAGATCTTATTAATCGAACTAGAGAATACAAATTAATCGATATTGAAGAACCaaacaattcatcaaaCAGTTTACTGGATGATGACATggatattaataatattacgTCGCCATTATCAACGTCACCAACATCAAgttcaacttcaacaaattcaacCTCCAACTCATTGGGTTCAGATTCATATAAAGCTGGTCTTTATGTATTTTTATTACCAATCTTATTGCCAGAACATATTCCTGCTTCCATTGTTTCTATTAATGGTTCATTGGCTCATACATTACTGGTTGAATGCAATAAATATACTGATAAGTTGAATCGGAAATCAAAAGTATCAGCATCGTACAATTTACCTATGGTCCGTACTCCACCAAACATTGGTAATTCCATTGCTGATAAGCCAATTTATGTTAATAGGATTTGGAATGATGCCGTACATTATATTATAACTTTCCCCCGCAAATATGTTACTTTGGGTTGTGAACACATGATAAATGTGAAATTACTGCCCATGGTGAAAGATGTGGTTATCAAGCgtattaaatttaatgtATTGGAGAGAATAACTTATGTTtccaaaaatttatcaCGAGAATATGATTATGATAGTGAAGACCCCTATTGTATTCATCCAGTTtctaaagaaaataaagtaCGTGAACGTGTTGTGTCGTTatatgaattgaaaacGAAGGCAAAACAATCTTCTGGTGGACATCTTGAAGCTTATAAACAAGAAGTTATGAAATGTCCGGAAAATAAccttttattttcttgttatgaggttgaaaatgataataataacgGCAACGGCAACAAGAACGTTaaacaaaagaataaaGATCAACCAATGATTGCTACACCTTTAGATATCAATGTTTCTTTACCATTTTTAACTACTATGTCTGATAGTTTAATTATGACATCAGCcatagaagaagaaggttCAGATCTGCCTCATACATCAAGAAGAGGGTCGGCAGTGAGTATGactgataataatactacCCCAAGTAACAATAACCCTTTATCTCCATTTTTGGGAGCAGTGGAAACTAATGGTGCTAgtataaatgaaattggtGATCATACATTATTCCCTGATTCTAATTTTCGacatattgaaattaaacatCGATTACAAGTTACATTTAGGATTTCTAAACCGGATCTGGATAATAAAATGCATCATTATGAAGTGGTTATTGATACCCCCATCGTTTTACTTAGTTCAAAATGTCAAGAAGATTCTCCTCCTCCTTATAGTTCTGTATAG